Below is a genomic region from Accipiter gentilis chromosome 11, bAccGen1.1, whole genome shotgun sequence.
AATTCTAGTCTTACGTCCAGTTACGCACTGTTTAATGACCACACTATATTCAATAACATACATGTTCACGCATATGTATCTGTTCATATGTACAcacatgtgtgcatatatacatatatatacaatgCATGTATTTATactgtatatacacacagagtCTCCAAACACTGAAGACAAGTAAGATAGTTAGGACCAGGAGTGACAACTTCCATCAGGCACCACGGATAGCCAAGTAGGTAGGATGTTTATCTGAAACAAATAGACCTGAGAGTCTTGAGAAGATTGAGGCTTGAATAAGTGGATAAAGGACGACTTAACCTGGGAGTAATACAGGAACTACAGGTTTTCTGTTACCCGGGTGAGGACTATAACTATTGGCTAAAGTCTCCCgttctcctttttatttattcatcttcTGGTTCCTCCTGACTCTTACAAATCAATGTGACAACAGAAGAAAGATGCTTGAAGGCCTTGCGCAGCTCAGCCTCTAATTTCAGGCTGAAGAAACTACAACAGACAAAGAACCCACAGGTTCAAATCCATTGTATTGGAGGAATATCCTGATCCAAAACTTCCACTGTTTAGACAAGTGCTCTAGGCACTAGACAGTCATACAAAAAGGTCTACAGGCAGCTTTTTAAAGGTACAAAAATTTCCAGAACTTTTACACTCCCTGAGGAATTTGTTGAGTCTCCTGAATGAATATAAACAAATTCGGACCTTCCTATAAGACAATGAAGCATTTTCTAGTTCTACTGTATTTGACTGGAAGAGTTAATGGGACATGACATGGGACAGTATCTGTAAAGGTCCAAAGgcatctgcagtgctgctggcaagGGGTATTATGATAGTCCCTATCCCTGAATTTGCTTTACCTCTATTCTAAAGGCTTGAGACTAGTAGCTCCTTTACTATCAGTCACAAGGGAAGCCATACACTCTCAGGCCTACCGTGTATAGTCTCAACTACACTAAACCCTTTTCAAAGTTTTGCTGTGAGGCTTGAAATTTTTTGTATCAACCAATCCTCCTTTTAAGACTTTCAAAGAACCTGAAGATAAAAACAAAGTCTCTGCAAGTCTCCACAAACAGCAGAGTTTTTGTAATAAATCTTGTGCATCTTAGGGCCCTGTGATGCTCTGCAAACTTGTGGGACCACACGCTAGGTACTAGGGGAGCATAAACTAAATGGTTCCCCTGCTGAGTGCTCTCTAAGCCAAGATTTCAGTAATCAATATTGTATAACAGAAACCCATTTCCTCCTTAGTCATTGCCCAGGCTGCACTATTTAGCTATGATACGAGAGAAGAACAATCAAGGACTAAGTTTCAGGTAACCTAGTAGCTCTCTGATTAGACATACTCAAACTGTTCTGACTGGGCTGAGCATGCTACCACGAGCCTGATACTACAGAACACTTCTCCAGTATGTCCAACAGGTGGAAGGACTAACTCAGCAGCATGGGTTAGAAATCATGAGGTAGTCTCCTGTCAGAAACAATTCTGAGCCTTCCAATATCAAAAAGTCTCCACTAGTAAGTATGCTGGTCACTGGCAATAAGGTCTAACACAGAGTCTTAGCAAGCCAGTCACACTGGAGAAGGTACCTATCTCTACAAATTCAATGCTTGAACAAGTAACAAATATTACACTTGCTAGAAACATACAAAGACAGAGGCAAAACACCTGGATGCTCAGCTAGATGCTCAGCATTTGTTATACAAGGCCCTAAAAGATATTGGGGTAAGGTTTTAAATCAAGAAGGGTATCCAAAGGGGGCATTTCAAAATGCTTCAGCTGAAGCAGAAAATCCATGTATGTCAAAACACCACACATCCAAACATTGTATCggtgtttgtcctggtttcagctgggatagagttaactgtcttcctagtagctggtccagtgctatgttttgagttcagtatgcgaagaatgttgataacactgatggtttcagttggtgctcagtagtgtttagactatagtcaaggatttttcagcttctcatgcccagccagggcacaagaatttggcacaggacacagccagggcacctgacccaaactggccaacggtgtattccataccatgggacgtcccatccagtataggaactgggaagcgggggtggggaatcgccgcttggggactagctgggtgtcggtcagcgggtggtgagcaattgccctgcgcatcgtttgtacattccaatccttttattactactgttgtcattttattagtgttatcattatcattattagtttcttcttttctgttctattaaaccgttcttatctcaacccaggagttttacttctttttcccgattttctcccccatcccactggatggggggggagtgagtgagcggctgcgtggtgcttagttgctggctggggttaaaccacgacagtgtttCTTGCTCAAAGATAATCAGACTAAGACTCCAGGAAAGATGTACAGGATGAtgaatgtgggggggggggggggaggtatagGAATAGAAGGAAAAAGATTAAATTCATGCAAGAAATAAGTTCTCAGCAACCATGTtaaaagctgcacacacacacaaaaaaacccaaaacaaaacaaagaaaccaaaaaacttCCCAAAACCCCAGTTATACAGAACACAccaccttttttatttcttttctacttcttACTATCAAGCAAGAGTGAAATAGTATTTATGTGTACCACTAGTCTCAAATGTCTGAGGAATAGCCACAGTGTGCACACAAGCATTCCTGGACAAGTATGAAGTTCAGAAGATGTGCGAAAGCAAGGGTCAGAAGCATATATGCATCAGACACTGAAGGGAAAGTCTAAGTCTGAAGTGACCGTAAAACCCTGGGAAGGGTGCCAAAGAATCACAACTAATGATTAAGGGcagaaaatgctgtatttctaACATTTAAAACAATTGAAGTGGAGCAGGGAATGggttaattcccccccccccccttttttttttttaactcaagccATCAAAAAGGTCTTTGAATGATGTGCTTTGCAATTGGGAAGCTTTGCTCTGTTTCTGCCTCCCTTTCTCAAGTGCCCTTTCATAAATCTGAGTATTCAGTATATTTGCACAGCACTGGGTAGCTCATTCCAATCTCAGTTCCCTTCCCTTAACTGTATGAATGCTAAGCCAGCAACTCATCAAGCAGAGTTGCTTAGTACAGTATGTACTGAACAATTTGAGAAAGAGCATTAAGATTAATGTTTTCAGGACAattcaagactttttttgttgttgttgttctgattCCCCGTACCAGTTGTGACACACAATCTTCCTTACTACAGAACTAAGTTCAGTGGCCCACTTAGCCAGAAACTGTACATCACGTTAGGTATATGAAGTTTGCCAGCAGGATCACGAGAAAAGCATACGGATTTGTGCCCTGCCTTACAGCTAAGGTCTTATAAATCACAGACATTCACCCTCCATAATAAAgaacaattataaaaaaaatcacttcctcccaggttggttttggtttagcAATCTGACATGTTTCATTGCATAATAAATATGCAACACAGTAACAAGAGGACTATGTTGCAAGTATTTTCAGGACCTGGAAAATACTCCGGCCCTCTAGTACCAAGGGAAAGCTGCAATATTCcattttgaatttcaaaatattaacGAATGATTTTGCCTACTTAAATCTGTACATATAGACTTAAATTTTAAGAAACCACCAATTTTAGGTGTTAAGGAGAAAGGACTTTATATTGTCCTTTAGAAAACTGCAATTAATTTGAAAGACAATTTTAGTATCCTACATAATCCAtatacttttgaaaattttaactcCAATTTTAGTAAAAATGCATAAAGTTTCCAAGAAATTGATAACCAAAGTTGTACTGAGAAGCCCAACCAGAATTCTGGCACAGTATGAATGAAAGACCAACCTTATCTCAGAGTTTATCACACTAAAAATAATCCGCTAAGCAGAAATGCATTGTCAGAGGTTAAGATACATGCAGTTTTCAGTCCCATATTTTTATTGTTATACTTTTCAATATGTTCATTTCTCCAGATGCTAttatcaggaaaacaaacaaataaagtaGACAATGCAAGATTCCACTGATGATATATACAGAGAAGTTTTCTTCTTGGGGAAACTACAGCTATATACTATAGCTACTATAACCTATAACTTTCTACTTTAAGTACAACCAAGATAATCCATTCTCCATTTTTCTTCAATTCTCTGTATTTccataacaaaaaataaatagcaagaaTATTAAGATAAAAGCTAAATCTTTCTTAAATTGCAAATGAGGGAGAAGTAGCAACGTCTACTGCAAGTTTATATTGCCCGTCTTATGGGTGCACCTTCCAATAGCTTTTGACTGCAAGATTGCTTTTCCCTAATCAAACTTCTCTTAAACAGAGAAGTACTTTTTCCCCTAGCATAATCATGTAGCACTGCTTTTGTACTTGTGTTTCAAGTATGTAAGAAAAAGCTTCCCATCTGCGAAGCAATGACCATTTCTGCGGCTGCACGCACTGCTTTAGTAAGTACTTTCATGAGGAACTTACTTCTCTACAAAAACTATGACTTCAAAGTAAATCAAAAGATACTTAAGGTGATAATCACCTGGTTACAACGTAAAAGATCAAAATTTGGAAATCCTAGAGTTTAAATAACTTACTAAATGTTTTAGCACCACCTCCTGGTCGTACTaccacacacatttttaaagttagTTTACAGCATACATTAACTGTTTTCTGGGATctctacagtgaagaaaaaataccaaaatatataCTGACAAAAGTAATTTACAGCAGACTGTATCAAGTCACGGGATCTCTCAGaactaagaaaaattaaaacaatcaaGCACACTTGAAATTCAGGAATTCCAAGTCTTACAgtgaatgacatttaaaaaacacaagttAGATACAGTTTTAAACACAGTGTATTTTGAGAGCATTATtccatttacaagaaaaatattttgaaaaatactgtcCCACATGAATCTGAAACAGAATTAGAATTAAAAGATGTAATACCACAGAAAATGCAATAAAGGCAACAGACATACCTTGAAATACTTTCTTCTGATACGTGTCATATTCATTAACATGACTCCAGAATTTATTCCAGTTACTCCATAGTAGGGATGTCTAGCAAAGCGATTATACCACCCGATACGAGGCTCTTCATGTTCTGGTGCCATTGCAGCAATTTGTGTGGAGTTGAACTTTCCCAGAAAAGACCAAATATCATCAACAGGTCTCAAAAACAGGATGTCAGTATCAACATACAGTAGCGAATCCACATTTTTGAGGATTAACTGTgagagaaagaaatttaaaaccaaacttttAAGTTTTATTGAGCTTCTCTTCATAAAACAGAAGTTGCTGCCATTACACAATCAAGTTTAATACATTTTTGTTATATGCAAATAAATTCACTTTAGAGTGACAGTTTGCAGTCAATAAATTTGTCATCATTTCGTCTCCTCTCATTTTGGAGAATTTTTGTAGAGTGAAAGAGAAGTTTTATATAGAATAGTAATGCAAAGGCACTAGTCTACATTTTACATCCTCGGGCTCCTCAGGAGTAGGTTGCAGGACAGGTGAAACATTACCATAACAGGAGCTCCTATTTATCTCTTGTTCCCTGGCTTTCCTATGCATCTAATCAAACAAGGGGGAGGTGCAAGGGAGCCCCAGAAGAGACAGTTTTGGGAGATAGCTGCCACTGCTAGAATTCACATAGCCTGAAGCATGATTTCTGAAGTGTCTTGGATGACCAAAGAAAAGGCTGCACAAAACACTCTGGCATCAATAGCCcatttattgtttcattttctctaagACTTCTCAGACCCACACATGCAGGAAACTTTCCAACTAAATGAGGAGATGAGAGGATGACATGACTTGCACCTCTCACTGAAGATACTGTGCCATAATGCAGCAAGTAAGAAAAGGACTTTTATTCATAGTGTATTAGTGCCAGAGAAGAAGGTTAAATTCAAAGGGGTTTTTAGGATGTCATAAAAGTAACTTTTAGGACTAGCAGTACTTAATTTAAAACTAAGCAGAAATTAGACTAACAAGGACAGCTTGATGCTTCATAAACAGATTTCTTTATTGTCCTATTACAGAATAACTTACTGGCAAGAATAGCCTTTGTGAAGCACAGGGTTTAAACAATTTCTTCCATTCTGCTGCACTCTCAGTTGGAAATGTTATTGGATATAATGTGTAATTAACTTTTCCTTCATAAGGGAAGTCATCAAGCTATGTGAAAAGAGATCacaaaaattacttcagttcAATTCTATTACAAAAAAGACATCAATCCCCCATTAAGATTGATAATTGAACACAACTGCAACACCTCTTTCATAACAGAAATGCTTCCTGAACTACAAGAATCTGTCAACTAGTCAAAATATTTGAACAAAAAGTGGCACCTGCAGGCCACTATGAAGAAAACACATCATATCAGATCATATACAGAAGTAAGagcaagtaaaataaattagtatttccaaaaagtaaatacatcaaataaaactttttccCCTCTTAACTAGTTTTCACAGGAGAAATGAAGTCTTCTCAATTTAAAATAACCTTACCCAATTTTTGCCACAGTTACTGTTCACATGACATTAGCATATATATATTAGTACGTATAACATATTAATGTCATAGTGTGacattttaagcaaaaaaatagTATAATCCTCCACAGCTATTTACTAGACAGCTTCTAATACTGCTACTCCAGTCATAATATTCTATTAATTAACTGGAATTTACTGAAATTAGACATAACCATATCTACCAGTTTCAAAGACTGATGTTTCACTTTGTTTAGACAATGTAAGGCTGACTCATACTGTAACCACAGGGACAAAACAGGACAgacctctctttttctctttaaaacaactTTAAATAAGCTCACACAAGATAACTGGTTTGTGTTCAGAACATCAGGTTTGTATTTAACAGATTCAAGATGACAAATCAGGAAGTTCTGGTCTGTCTCTATGAAAAGCTTTGATATCAGCAACTGgcatttttctgcaggaaaaaaaattcaaaaatccCCACCCAACATTAAGAAAGACTTGTCTATTACCTTATTTTTAGACCCCTGCATTTCTGTGACTATGTGCAACTAGCTAGCCAAGAAGCAGAGAAATTGCTATATATTACTCAAATTGTACTACAATTGTACTACAAATTGATTAAATAAGTTATGTGGGTACTTACTATGTCTTTGAAATTCTCATGCAATTGGTCCTCAGCAAAAATATGAAACTGGAGAGGTTTGATGCTGAAAATAATGGCCGATCTCAACATAGTAACAGTCTCCTCCAGTCTTTCACCACAGGCAACCACTGCTAGATGCATTTTCTCAGAAGGATGTGTTTTCATATAATCATAtctaatacaaaaatattttttcatttgacaTTATTTCTATCACAGGCTTAAAGAAAAGCTCTATTATTTACTGCAGCATGTAATTTAACAAAATATCCTTTATCATATTTAAACCAGCAAAGGATGACTCAAACAGAACATACAAACTACAGCATTTCACCTTGTATGTAGGCTTACGTTTAACCTGAACTATTCTCATATTCACtcccatcaccccagcctatGAGGGAAAAACAAGGTATGGAAGAGCTATATggaaactaaacaaacaaacatttattttcttagtaATCTTACTATCTGCTACTAATAATGAATTC
It encodes:
- the GXYLT1 gene encoding glucoside xylosyltransferase 1 isoform X3, with protein sequence MLPSDVCGMNCYWEAAFRYDYMKTHPSEKMHLAVVACGERLEETVTMLRSAIIFSIKPLQFHIFAEDQLHENFKDILDDFPYEGKVNYTLYPITFPTESAAEWKKLFKPCASQRLFLPLILKNVDSLLYVDTDILFLRPVDDIWSFLGKFNSTQIAAMAPEHEEPRIGWYNRFARHPYYGVTGINSGVMLMNMTRIRRKYFKNDMTPVRLQWGEILMPLLKKYKLNITWGDQDLLNIMFFHNPESLYVFPCQWNYRPDHCIYGSNCKEAEEEGIFILHGNRGVYHDDKQPTFRAVYEAIKNYSFGDDLVHSLLQPLELELRKTMHTYCGRVYKVFTKQLTKSVRDLYARRSKGR